The Burkholderia cepacia genome includes a region encoding these proteins:
- a CDS encoding ABC transporter substrate-binding protein, which translates to MKHLKLWLALACAFGSGAALADAQTLRFGLEAQYPPFESKAPNGDLQGFDIDVGNAVCQTAKLSCKWVETSFDGLIPALKGRKFDAINSAMNATEQRRQAIDFTTIIYRVPTQLIARTGSGLLPTPESLKGKRVGVLQASIQETFAKAHWEPAGVAIVAYQDQNQAYADLVAGRLDATLVLAPSGQRGFLSRPDGKGFAFVGQPVHDDRILGSGIAFGLRKGDSALKAKLDAAIDKLKADGTVKSLGLKYFGDIDISTK; encoded by the coding sequence ATGAAACACCTGAAACTCTGGCTCGCGCTCGCCTGCGCGTTCGGCTCCGGCGCGGCGCTCGCCGACGCGCAGACGCTGCGCTTCGGCCTCGAGGCGCAATACCCGCCGTTCGAATCGAAAGCGCCGAACGGCGACCTGCAGGGCTTCGACATCGACGTCGGCAACGCCGTCTGCCAGACGGCGAAGCTGTCGTGCAAATGGGTCGAGACGTCGTTCGACGGCCTGATTCCCGCGCTGAAGGGCCGCAAGTTCGACGCGATCAACTCGGCGATGAACGCGACCGAGCAGCGGCGCCAGGCGATCGACTTCACGACGATCATCTATCGCGTGCCGACCCAGCTGATCGCGCGCACCGGCAGCGGCCTGCTGCCGACGCCGGAATCGTTGAAGGGCAAGCGGGTCGGCGTGCTGCAGGCGTCGATCCAGGAAACCTTCGCGAAGGCGCACTGGGAGCCGGCGGGCGTCGCGATCGTCGCGTACCAGGATCAGAACCAGGCGTATGCGGATCTGGTCGCGGGCCGTCTCGATGCGACGCTCGTGCTCGCACCGTCCGGCCAGCGCGGCTTCCTGTCGCGTCCGGACGGCAAGGGTTTTGCGTTCGTCGGCCAACCCGTGCACGACGACAGGATCCTCGGCAGCGGCATCGCGTTCGGGCTGCGCAAGGGCGACAGCGCGCTGAAGGCGAAGCTCGATGCGGCAATCGACAAGCTGAAGGCGGACGGCACGGTGAAGTCGCTCGGCCTGAAGTATTTCGGCGATATCGACATCTCGACAAAGTAA
- a CDS encoding FAD-binding oxidoreductase, whose amino-acid sequence MSSSDQAAGGDALVAALVAELGAACVTPSADIDPRYFTAYNEPAGARPRALVRPRSVDDVSRTLALCARLGQPVVPQGGLTGLARGAVALGGEVVLSMERFAGVEALDAAAGTMTVRAGTPLQTVQEAAEAAGFTFGVDLGARGSCQIGGMLATNAGGTRAIRYGMMREQVLGLEAVLADGTVVSSMNRMLKNNAGYDLKQLFIGSEGTLGVVTRAVLRLHPLLAAPATALCRVHDYDAVIALWNRVRTLPEVVSFEAMWPAFYDYVARHTPGVSAPFVDDGGFAVLIECATSAPGGDAHQALETGLAAAIEAGLVEDAVLATSERQARDLWMLREGLAIDALPHLVNFDVSLPTGELGAFAECCEAALRLQWPDAVCLFFGHVGDGNVHIGVSLAGMTDADADALDHCVYAVVRDMGGSVSAEHGIGVLKRPYLAHTRSDAEIGLMRRLKAALDPGGILNPGKVL is encoded by the coding sequence ATGTCCAGCAGCGATCAGGCGGCCGGCGGCGATGCGCTCGTCGCCGCGCTCGTCGCGGAACTCGGCGCGGCATGCGTGACGCCGTCGGCCGACATCGATCCGCGTTATTTCACCGCGTACAACGAGCCGGCCGGCGCGCGGCCGCGCGCGCTGGTGCGCCCGCGCAGTGTCGACGACGTGTCGCGCACGCTCGCGCTGTGCGCGCGGCTCGGCCAGCCGGTCGTGCCGCAAGGGGGGCTGACGGGGCTCGCGCGCGGCGCGGTCGCGCTCGGCGGCGAGGTCGTGTTGTCGATGGAACGTTTCGCGGGCGTCGAGGCGCTCGACGCGGCGGCCGGCACGATGACCGTGCGCGCCGGGACGCCGCTGCAGACGGTGCAGGAAGCCGCGGAAGCGGCGGGTTTCACGTTCGGTGTCGACCTCGGCGCACGCGGTTCGTGCCAGATCGGCGGGATGCTCGCGACCAACGCGGGCGGCACGCGCGCGATCCGCTACGGGATGATGCGCGAGCAGGTGCTCGGGCTCGAGGCCGTGCTCGCGGACGGCACGGTCGTGTCGTCGATGAACCGGATGCTGAAGAACAACGCGGGCTACGACCTGAAGCAGCTGTTCATCGGCAGCGAGGGGACGCTCGGCGTCGTCACGCGCGCGGTGCTGCGGCTGCATCCGTTGCTCGCCGCGCCGGCCACGGCGCTCTGCCGCGTGCACGACTACGACGCGGTCATCGCGCTGTGGAATCGCGTGCGCACGCTGCCGGAGGTCGTCAGTTTCGAGGCGATGTGGCCGGCGTTCTACGACTACGTGGCGCGTCACACGCCGGGCGTCTCGGCGCCGTTTGTCGACGACGGTGGCTTCGCGGTACTGATCGAATGCGCGACGAGCGCACCGGGCGGCGATGCGCACCAGGCGCTGGAAACCGGCCTCGCGGCGGCAATCGAGGCCGGGCTCGTGGAAGATGCGGTGCTCGCGACGTCGGAGCGGCAGGCGCGGGACCTGTGGATGCTGCGTGAAGGGCTCGCGATCGACGCGCTGCCGCATCTGGTCAACTTCGACGTGAGTTTGCCGACCGGCGAACTCGGCGCGTTCGCCGAATGCTGCGAAGCGGCGCTGCGCCTGCAATGGCCGGACGCCGTATGCCTGTTCTTCGGGCACGTCGGCGACGGCAACGTGCATATCGGCGTGTCGCTGGCCGGGATGACCGATGCCGACGCCGACGCGCTCGATCACTGCGTGTACGCGGTGGTGCGGGACATGGGCGGCTCGGTGTCGGCCGAGCACGGGATCGGCGTGCTCAAGCGGCCTTATCTCGCACACACGCGCAGCGACGCGGAAATCGGGCTGATGCGACGCCTGAAGGCCGCGCTCGATCCGGGCGGCATCCTGAATCCCGGCAAGGTGCTTTGA
- a CDS encoding PadR family transcriptional regulator, producing MSTSRPSPLALAVLATLTETPMHPYGMLQQLKARGYDEVVNVRQRTSLYQTIDRLLRDGLIAVHDTERDGAFPERTLYALTEAGHTAGQAWLHALLAEPAREFPAFGAGLAFLPLLDAEDARHQLELRIARLDAERERLETLRNAAQADQVPRLFLLQNEHALVLLNAELGWARSVVEHLKIGALRWVDG from the coding sequence ATGTCCACTAGCCGTCCGTCCCCGCTCGCGCTGGCCGTCCTCGCGACGCTCACCGAAACGCCGATGCATCCGTACGGGATGCTGCAGCAACTGAAGGCCCGCGGGTACGACGAAGTCGTCAACGTCCGGCAACGCACGAGCCTTTACCAGACGATCGACCGGCTGCTGCGCGACGGGCTGATCGCCGTTCACGACACCGAGCGCGACGGCGCGTTTCCCGAGCGCACACTGTATGCGCTGACCGAGGCCGGGCACACGGCCGGGCAGGCGTGGCTGCATGCGCTGCTCGCGGAGCCCGCGCGCGAATTCCCGGCGTTCGGCGCCGGCCTGGCATTCCTGCCGCTGCTCGACGCCGAAGATGCCCGTCACCAGCTCGAGCTTCGTATCGCCCGGCTCGACGCCGAGCGCGAACGCCTCGAAACGCTGCGCAACGCCGCGCAGGCCGACCAGGTACCGCGCCTGTTCCTGCTGCAGAACGAACATGCGCTCGTGCTGCTCAATGCCGAGCTCGGATGGGCGCGCAGCGTCGTCGAACACCTGAAGATCGGCGCGCTGCGCTGGGTGGACGGCTGA
- the cadR gene encoding Cd(II)/Pb(II)-responsive transcriptional regulator, with amino-acid sequence MKIGELAKAARCTPETIRFYEKEGLMPDAERTDSNYRNYTDAHLERLRFIRNCRALDMAHDEIRALLQLTDTPADPCDSINALLDEHIGHVDARLAELTHLRDQLTELRRQCVGEHSVEDCGIVHGLATMETVTPAAKRSHLG; translated from the coding sequence ATGAAGATCGGCGAACTGGCCAAGGCGGCCCGCTGCACCCCCGAGACGATCCGTTTCTACGAGAAAGAGGGGCTGATGCCGGATGCCGAGCGCACCGACTCGAACTACCGCAACTACACCGACGCGCATCTCGAACGGCTGCGCTTCATCCGCAACTGCCGCGCACTCGACATGGCCCACGACGAAATCCGCGCGCTGCTGCAGCTCACCGACACGCCGGCCGATCCCTGCGATTCGATCAATGCGCTGCTCGACGAGCACATCGGGCACGTCGATGCGCGCCTCGCGGAACTCACGCATCTGCGCGACCAGCTCACCGAATTGCGCCGGCAGTGCGTCGGCGAGCATTCGGTCGAGGATTGCGGCATCGTGCACGGTCTCGCGACGATGGAAACCGTCACGCCGGCCGCGAAACGCTCGCACCTCGGCTGA